Within the Ciconia boyciana chromosome 19, ASM3463844v1, whole genome shotgun sequence genome, the region GCTCGGTGCCTATTGAAGCATTCAGTACCTGTTCCCTCAAGGCTTTGATCTCCTCCGTTTTGGCTCCCAGCTCTCGGTCGAAGGTGAGCAGCTTCTGGGTCAGCTCCACCTCGTTCCTCGCCACCACCTCAGCCAGGGTCTTTGCCATCGCTGCAAGCTCACCCTGCAGATCTCTTATCACCGCATCCTTCTGCTTTGATTCTGTTTCCAAACCAGAAAGGCGACCGATTTCCTTCCCCAGTCGCAGAAGCTGTTCACCCTGCGGGCAGATTACGGGTGCCGTCTGTCACTCCCCCGCTACGGCGATGCCgggctgcctgctccagggGGTACCGACTCACGGCCGTCGACCGCACGGACCTGCTCGCCCTGCCTTCCCACGTCCCACCGTGCCCATGTCCTCATCCACCCAGCAGTCCCCATCCACGGGAGCCGTCCCCATCCACGGGAGCCGTCCCCTTTGACGACAGTCCCTGCACCCTGCTGGGACTCGCCATCAGACACGCGACCGTTTGGCAGGGTTTGCCTGCTCTGCCAAGGACCAGGACAGGGATGGCATCgcccaccccttccccagcatcACCTTCTCCTGCGGGAGGAAATCCGTGTCGCGAGGCCCCAGGGAAGGGGCTCCCCCCACACCGCTCGCACCGTCACCCGAGGTGCTGGTCGaggctggaagaaagcaaacaccacCGCAGCAAACGTCAGCGTGAGAACTGGTTGCCGGCAGCGGTGACGCTTCTTGCAGCATCCCTCTCACTTGTCCCAAAACTATTCTAAGGCGGCAGCTACTTTACAGTCCATGAACTCGGTTcacaagcagaagagaaaacaactCTTTGGCACTACAAAGACACCAGTGCAAACAGTCTGCACAACAGAGAGGAATAATACACCTCTGGGaaccaaaaaagccccaagGGCAGCAGACACACAGCAGACAAAGGCTCCTCTGATTTTTCAGCAttgcccagccccacagaaagAAGCCACGCTTTTATGGCTTCCCGCGTGCAAATAGCGATGCTCGCCACGATTACTGCGTGTGGATCCTTTTGGCTCGATTTCCCCCAAATCAGATGAGTACGTGCTACCTTGGAGCGCGTGCTTCCTTCCCTTTACCTTCACCGCAATTTCAAATTCTGCCCGTGCACGTGTCTTTCAGCGATGCTGCAGGGACTGCACGGTACCGCCTCTGCTCTGGAGCACCGGCCGTACTTTGGCACTTCGCTATTGACTGTGTATTGCTTATGACTGCTCAAACAACCCAACCCCAAGCCAGGAAAACAACTGGATTGTGTAACAGGCCACAACAAGCTACAGTCACGGCAAAAGTCTCGGTCTCCAGCTGTACTATTCCCCCAAAGCCTTGCCTCTGCTCCACTGATGTTGCATACTTCACTTCCAGAAGCATATCAGCTTTAAAGTTCCTGCACTCaaggcagccaggcagcacttcacaggaggagaaaacatCACTTCAAACCGGAGACGGGAATAGGTGCATGAGTCACCGGTGCAGATAAAGTTAGCCGTCGCCCATCCCGAGCACacacaaggaaaaaggaagaggaaatgtcACCCTCAGCTACGAGGGCAACGGCATTCCCCTTTGTACGTCACGGCCCATTTCTTAACTGACCCACACGCCACCGAGGACCACACGCGATCTCCGATTAGCTCCACTGCACAAGGACTTGCACCCAATTGCTGCCGACACTCGTCACTTCTCGACACCGACTCTGCTTGGGTCAACTCCACTCAACGTTAAGTTGCTCAGAGAGGACACCAGGCTACGAACCACCAGGTTTGGCACCGGGGAGTACCTGGCCTCACCGTGGAGGTCCTACTGAAAGCGTCCGGTGGGACGGCACTGGCCACGCTCCTGGCCCAGGCACTCTCGGGTCGCTTCCGCGGCGGCGGATGGGGCACGTGGCCGGCTGCTCCGggagcccagctgctgggagagccGGGGGGATGCTGCCCCTGCAGcaaggggaggtggggaggagatgCCAGAGTTGAAGGTTTGGGCTCTGCAACCAACTGGAGCTGCCCGGTCCACGCTGTGCGACGTTTCACGGGGGGATAGGACATCTGCGGTGGAAAAAGACCACAATATCAGCAAGAGTTTAGGAAGGGTTTTAGCCCCTGATGTGCGTACATTATGTCGTAAAAAACCCAGGGGCGCAGATCTGAGTGGAAGcagattttcagttctttcctgtttccattGCCCAAGTATCAGATCTTAATCAGGAATCCCTAATATTTCGCTGAAACCAAAAGAAATTATTGgggtttgctgctttttcaggtCTTCCGTCTCTCTCTAGATTTGACTACCCTAATTCTGCACGTCATTTGCAAAACCTGGAAGCCCTCGTTTCACGCCTCTCCTGGCTGACACACAAGCGGTCCTACCCTGTCATTTCTCCCATTCACCGTGCTGAACCAAAGCCTCTCATGGCACTCCTGGCTTGCCATCGCGTTTATCAGACCTTACGCTAAGCCTGGCAGACGTGTAATTAGGACACTATTTGCTGTTCTCCTTATGAGCAGAGCTTTCCCGTAAGGTAGAGACAAGCCACCATTAAGGTCTCGTACGTCGGCTTACGCATAGTCCTCAATAACAAGGGTTGAACTAAACATCTGCCAACGTGGCCTCGGACCTGGCTTGGATGCGGACCTCCAACACCCGGCTGTTATCCTGGCATCTTCCTGAGAGAGAGCCAAAGACCCCAGCGCACATTCCCCACTGCTCCCGGCACCTTGCCTTCTCCCAGAGCACATCTAAGCCCCATCGCTTTTGCTATTGATGCTACCCTGGGCGCTTGCTCACGGCTGGATTCCACCACAGCATGACGCTGTCCCTTTCTGGGCACTTGTCCTGTGCTCCGAGGCACTGCAGGGATGTGACTCCTAGCTGGGCGTTGCTCCTCTTTACAACACGTTCCTCTAATAATtactgaaaatgagagagatCGCCCTGCGTTAGACACCATACACACTTCACAGGGTGCAACGCAGAGGATTATTTACTCTCTGCAGTCAGCAGGGTCAGGCTTCAAAGGTGTTCCACACCAAAGGAGGATCTCAGAGCCCAGAGCAATGAAGAGGCACCCGTAGAGCTTCCTCAGCGTCACGGTGCACAACTGCTTTCAGGGCGCATCCTATACCTATACTTTTGGCAATTAAAAGGCCGACGGTTCCAGCAACAACAAATTTACCTATCCAGCACTGGCACCCCAGCTGCTCTGGCTTCGTCACGCACCAGAGCATTTTTTTACATGTCTCTTGGCCAAGGCTTTCCGGACAACTTTGGATTCAGCAGGTCAGCTTGCTACACCAGGAATCTTGCCGAGACCTCCAAACCCAGTATCTGGGTGCACAAACTGGCTGACTCCAGTTCTGTTTTATTCGTACACGGGCACGGCTAGGAGACCAGGCTCTGCGACTCCCGCTACCAGGCACGCTACACACGCAGTTTGTGAGGACTCTGTCTCACTATCTATTTTCCTGGATTCCCTAAAgaaccaaaataataaaaatcatactGGAACTTATCAATCCTTAACTGTATAATAACCCAAAAGCTCAATGACCTCCACAGACATCCCTAAACAGTTCTTTTCCCGGAGATAGGAGACTGCCACTACGTTCGACCACATTCTTCCCAAGTTTACAACGGCTTTGGATTTCTCTGGCACTCCGGAGTCAGCGGCGATGCCCTGGCCGTGCTGTGCGGAACACCACGGTATCTCCAGCTACGCACGCTGCTGCCGAGCAAAGCACCGGTCAGGGCCGCACCTTTTAGTTTGCTCTAGGTTTGATCCAAATGCAAACTTCCCTGTTAGTAAGCAGCTTTTgagaaaacataaaatgcaaatagaGGAAAAGGACATTTTCCAGACCTACCTTTGCTCACGTCCACCTTGCTGGTGGGAAACCTGTCCCGGGCTTCTCCTTTTCCCTACCCAGCTGCCCGAGTTTCTTCAGCAGAGGGAGCTCAAGCTTTTCAGTTCTGCCCCCCGCCTTTCCCGGGGATCGCCTGGACAGCCTgggagcctgctcctgctcccggggccctccctgggcaccccaagcccccttccctgggcacccccaagcccccttccctgggcaccCTTCCCTGGGCACCCCCACCCACCCTTCCCTGggcaaaatgtaaatttttgcgtaattaaaaaatcacagccCTGTAGTAAAAGCTTATTGTGCACAGTTCATTTTGGCATTTCAAAATACCCTTACCGCCAATTCCAATTATTTAACCTAGTAGTGgacaagactttttaaaaagttaattgtacaaattacttgcatttttttccatttatctgCAGCCCAAGCTCGACTTAAccatttttaatgagaaggaaCCAGGATTGCTAAGATTTTTAGCACCcacccttccctgggcagcagcacccacccTTCCCCGGGCACCCCCACCCACCCTTACCTGGGGAGCCCCATCCACCACCAGCTCGAAGGACGCTCCCCCTGGGCCGAAGCGCAGGATATCCCCCGGACTCACTCTGACGGCCGCATTTTGGACCTGGCAGCCATTGACGAAGGTGCCGTGGGGAGAGTTGAAGTCCTGAAGGACAAAGCTGTTGTCCGAGGCGGTGAATTCGAGGGCTGCGTGATGATCTGCTACACCTGCGGACTGGCAGCGGGCAATCAACAGGCAAGCAGGGAAACCTGCCAGAAAGCAGCTCGGGTTTTGTTAGCGATTTGCCAAGCCCCCCTCTCCTTGCTGTACCTCCCTGCATAAGCAAGCTGGTAGCCCCTACGCTTTGCACGGAGGACCCCGGTGCATCCCACTCCCTAGACCCAAACCACCAGCCATTTTACGACGGTCGGCTTCCTCACCCCTACCTGCAGGACGATGTCGGACCCTTCGTGCCTGCCTATCGTCGTGGTGTGCggtttcagctgaaaacacCCCTCCGAACTCTTCAGAAAGGCTCGCATCGTCCAGCCCCTTCACCTGCAAGGcttgcattaaaataaacaactaCTCATTTAGCAATCCCCCATCCAACACACGCAACTGAGCCAAGAACGTCTCGACCAACTCGTGCACTAGAAATCGTACAAAATCAACCCAAAGGCGGTTCTGCTCCAGCCGGCAGCGCGGCCACAGCCTCGCAGTAGCCTTGGAAACCCTGGCTGCGCTGGAGCCTGCTGCCGCCCTCCTCCTGGGTGcgtttttctctttgttttggattttttttttccctttctcctttttccaagCAACTGGCCCGGCAGCACAACACAGCTCCGCGCCGGCGCCGGCCACAGCTCTCCTTGCCAGCGGGTGACACAGACAGGAACATTTCCCCACGTATCAAACAACTCACGGGGGGCCGTGCAAGCTGCCGgtgaacattttttcccctttattacttctttttttatttaataccgtgcacgcacacacaaacAGGTCTTGCAACCTCAGGCAACGGGATAAACGTTGCGTCTGGTGACGGGGACACTGTCACCCATCGGCACGCTTCTCCGTCAACGTGCCTTCGTCCCAGGCTGCCACACAccctttttcagcagaaaaagggaaaataacacCCCCGCCACCAACAACCCCCCGGCAGCCTCCGGTTTGGCCTCACCGACGCCACTTGAGCCTCTTTCCCCCCATCCAAGCACCGCACCCCGAcctcccgccccgctgccgcccaAACCCGTCTCGCCTTCGCCGCTGGCAAACGGCACCCCAGATGACAGCCCCTCATGAGCGTGGGCTCCCACCATTGCACTCTGCTAGCTCCCGTGCCTCTCCTGCATTGCTTTCCGAATTCTGTTAGCGCAGCTTTCAGGCGCGATCGCGGGGCAGTTGACCGGCTGGAGGCGGGTGGGTGGGTGAGCTGGGTGCAGCTCCAGCACCCGCACCCCCCCCACGAGttttgggaaggagggaagcGCAGCAGCCCTACGTTGCCCCAAACCACAGCATTTTCCTCAACCCCAGTGGTGTGCCATACACAACACGAgtatatttcttttgaaaagcagacCAGGCTTGCTGGAAATGAGCCTAAACCTCACATTTTTGTTAACATCAAACCCCAAGATTGCTTTTTGGCCCAGTCCCGCTCCCACGGGTGAGAAATTCCCACATCATCCGGCTGAAAGACATAGGAAGCGGAGCACAAATTCACCCTTTGGCCAAACTCACAGGCACACAGACAGCAGGAGCGGGCATCGTGCTGCGAGAGCGGCTATTGCCCCACCGGGCTGCAAGTCAACAGCAAATCAGTTCAGATGCATGCATGCAACACCACAGCGCTTCCCCCGCAAAATAAATTGCCCATCTacaaataaactgcaaaaaaaggTTTCCTGCTATTCCTAGGGCTGCTCTGATGCTTGGCAGGACCCGAATGCCAACCCCGGACAAAGAGGCTGCTCTGCTGACCGGGGGCACGGCCGGCTGTGCCGTGGCCGTTCGGTACCCCGGGCTCACCGGACACCGCCGACAACTGCAAACAAAACCCATGCAGGAGAACAGCTAGCACATCCTGCAAGATTTTATCACGCTTAATTTcgaggcagaagcagcagatttTGCAAAGGAGCGCTCCTGTGGGAACCCAAGGGTGGTACTTCAGCACATACCCCGGTGCCGGCCCCCACTGCCACCATTTTcatcccttcctttccttgcaAGGGCTTCACGCTAAACACAGCAGCCGAGGTCCTCCGGCCCCGATCCAGCGCTGCGGCGATGCCTTTTAAAGCTAACAAGCACCGGGCTTCCTCGGTTGCGTTAATAACAGGTCTGCACATCTTGTGAGCTGCCATTGAACACGAGTTACCTTCCAGAGACGCTGGGATATACGTGCAATCTTGAAAACTGCATGGGGAAACCACATCCTGATCTCTCGCCTACCAGCATGTCTTACCTGGGAAAAACATCTCCATCATACTCGCCCTCAGGAATAACTGTTCTCGTACGATGTATTACAGTGCCACCTCAATTTCACACAGGGACGAGCCATCCTAGGAGAGCAATGGTCACAGCTTTGGGAGCACTCGCACTTCTCGGCACCCCACGtctccctctgctttccacATACCGTCCCAGGGCAAGTATGCAAGTAGTTGGAGATGCTCATTAGCCATTCGGGCATTTTTCACATATTTACTACCTTAGTCACAGCCCGTTTCACTTTATGtcattttttcagctcttttcctACATGAGACATTGGGAAAAATTCTGGtaaagaagaggggaaagaaaccGGGACTTTCTGGTAAAGAAGCTCCATGAAACTTCAACTCCCAACTGCTCAGACAAGAGGCTTCGCTTCAGTAACCCAATATTTACCCACATTTGCCAAGACAACTGTTAGGGTTGTGTTTCTTCACCAGGGAGAGGGGACTTCATGCCTTGCCTCCCGCTGCGGGCAGGCTCTTAGGGGCACACGCGCCTGGGAGACAACTGCCACGGAGCTGCACCACCTTTCCAACCCCTCAAGGAGACCCACAcgggaccccctgccccaaatCCCTCAATCTGGGGTATATTCttctactatttttttccttctcttcaatAAGGGAGTCCCTTATTTAATGACATTATTTTGCCTATCTGAGATCATGCCCTGGGGCACAGCAAAGTGAAGTTCCTGTGATACAACAACAGAAATTACAAGACGCAATATATGAAACAATAACTAAACGAGATAAACTGTTACATGCATTTGCACCAGCATCTCTTCTTTGTCTTCGTTTTGGTCACTTGCACTCCTCCTGTACCTTATATCAACCATATTGCCAAGTCAACCTCTGTTGAGCGGTCCTTACCTACACCGATATCAGCAGCAACACCTACAAAGCCACATCTGTACCGGCAGCGGGCAGACTGGCCACGCCAACATCTGCTATAAATTCATGGGAGATTCTGCTCTCTACCCACACCATCAAAATTCAGACCATTCGAGGGAACCCGGGGCTGAACACGCTGACGATTGTGGTCGATAGCTTTTGCTGGAAGCCCGGGAGGCAGCGGGTGGCCGGGATGCCCACAGAGCCGCATCCGCCCGAAAACAGCCGACTGCTTCTATACTGCTCCGGCTTGCAAACCTTGGGAAGGGCCAACCGCGCACGagtgcacgcacacacaaacacaatgtacaaaatatttatttagaacAGGTCTGCTCGCACAGCGTGCTCAGCAATCGTTTCACGCCGCACACCTCCCGGCAGCGGTGCACTCGGAGAGCTCCCAACCCCCTGGATTTATTATCCGCTTGCCTCAAACAGACCGTCCCTTCGCATCGGCGCACGAAATGCAACAGAGAAAGCAACcgaggaaaaaaatccatcctcTCCCTGAGGGGCACAAGGCCTGTTTCATCCCACGTCCCACCAGCAAGCACAGACCTTGGCAGGCGTTGGGTTCTGGGCCACCGTCCCAAGCCCAGAAGGGAGCGGGGGAAAGCTGCAGTGCCACTTTGGCAACGTCGTTTCCCTtactcagaaagaaaagacaccaaaaaaaacccaaaaaaaaggaacatttcccttttccacTTGGAAAATCCTTGTTCAGCATCAGTTTGGTGGCTTAGAAAAGTCTTGCTGGGggcaaggggagaggaggtgagAAGATACACTGGGTGTCCTTACGTAAAACACCACAAATCACACTTTTGGTACTTCCAGCCTTCATTTACTTCAGAGCAGCAGACCTACTGGCATTCAGGTTTCTTTCCCCATAGTCTTTGGTAAAGCCCCATCCCAGGGAAAACTTGTCCTTGGCCCCGTGCTGCAGCGCTGCACACCCATCGTGTCCTCCACATCGCAGCTTCCAGGGAGCCCTGACCGCTTCTGCACCCACAGACCGAGACCCTCttagtgtgtttttttttttaaaaacaaaccaaccaaccaacccaccccagcagcatcacagattcctctttttttaagtcatttgcTGGCTCTCTGGTGCTTTCTCCTGGATCTCCTCATACTTGGGCGGAGGGGTCAGCGGCTCTATCGTGATAGGGGCGGTGCTGTTCCCCTCCGCGAGGTTTAGCCTGATGTCCTTCAGGTGCAGCTTCTCCGACTTGATCCTCCGGACCTTCAGCGGCTTCAGGCGCTTGCTCAGGCGCGAGCTGTGCCGGCCGGGCTGCCGCTCTGTGCCGGGCTCTGCGCCGGCAGCTCCCGGCGGCTGGCTGCTTTCGTCGAGCCCCGTCAGCGATTCGTAGGAGGGCAGGGAGACGCTGATCCTGTTGCTCCTGTCCGAGTCTCTGGGCTCAGAGTAGCCCGTGTTCATCACCTCCTCGTAGCTGGGGACATAGTACTGGGAAGACACATCTTCGTCCTCTTCTTGACTAGAGGGGGACAAAATTAAGGCTATCAGTAGCACATCATTTCAGCTTCACTGCgggtaggggatggagaggagagaatatcccccccccccaaccttaACAAATTATTTGCCCTTCTACATTCTATaccagttcctttttttttgacagaacagATCGCAACCCCACCTCTATTCAAACAcgtttttatttccttgtgaCATATGTCTGTCTTTGATCACCACTTTCTTTGCTCACAAAACCTCTTTCTCTATTGCACAGCAGTGATTTCTTCCCCCAGCAGCACACCGATTTCTCTCCTCGCCTCTCGACATTCAGTCGAACTCCATTTGAAAGGGACATCACCCCTCCGTCTTTGCCATTCGGATGCCTTTTGGGTTGGGTATCTAGCTCGAGTTTTTCTGCAAGGATATTCAGCTCTGCCATACGTTACCAACTATACCACAGGTACCTGCACATAGCCTGCACGCATATACTtggcatttcttttgcattatGAAGTTACCTTTACATTCTGATAGGCAAAACCAGTTTTCTGGGTGGCTCTGCACACAGAATAATTCTCTGCAGTCACCGACGGCAGCTCTCCCCCGGAGCATTCCCtaggcagcagccagcacagccgtCGTCTCCTCCTGCCACCTCACACCCCACGTTGTCCCAGCGCCCCGGCCTCTCTCTGCACAGGCACAGCCCGCCCCAGGGACCGAGACGGCCGGGGACTTCTCCTGCGCCCTGTGTTTGCTCAGACCGTGCCTGCTGCGGCAGCAGCCTTTGCTCTGCTGGTTGGAGTTCCCCAAGCAAACAGGAGAGCCCTGCAGACTTCCACTGGGTCTAAACTCCATTTCCAGCCGCTGCCTacgctgctgcagctgaaaggcTGCTTGGCACCTCCGGCTGCACCCAGCGAGGCAGCACGTCCCGcatctcctgctcctctccctccgCAGCCCCTCGCCCGCCTTGCCTGGCTTGCAGCAGCGATCCCGCTCTGCTGCGTTAACCATTAACCACCGCTCCCAGCGTTACCTCTCAGCGTGCTGCTTGTGTACTGACAAAGCCAGGAGCGGCACGTCTCCGCAATGCTGGCTCGGCCACGGCTCCATCTAGACCCCAGCTTACACACAAACAACGCTTCCTTTCACCTACAGCACCACAAATACAGCTGGACTCCTGATCTCTAAAGGAAATACAGCTGGAGTCATTCCTTCCTGATCTCTAAAGGATATTCAAGCCCTAAACCATGAGGCGTGCTTGCCTTTATTTTAGCATATGCTGCTATCAGCCTTACTCTCCTTGCTCCTGACCTCCTTGAGGAAGACTAACAGCTCTTCGTTTCATTCCTACACTTGATCCCGCTCCCTTTCTCCCCAAAAAGGCTCACCTGTCCTCCTGGTGCGAGGGCTCTACCGGTGCTTGGTGCTGCACGCAAACAATGTCTTCGTTTTGCCTCTTCTTGTCCCGGATATTCAAGCagatggagagcagcagcagcagcacgcCCGCCCCCACCAACACGTACGCCACCGAGAAGGTCTTGCTCTTCAAAATGCCTCCGGTGCCGTGGTCGGGCTTGCTGCTGTTCCCGGCGTGGGTGCTGGGTTTGTCGGCGAGGCCGAAGCCGGGGACGAGGTTCCAGACGGCCATGATGATGCCAAGGACGAGCATCCCCAGCCCTATCGCCGTCAGGGCGTAGTGCGAGCCGTTGGCCCGAGACTGGGCCATCGCTCCTGCTGCTGGTCGGCCGGCCGGGCTGCTCCACCTTACAGCATGGCTCGAGGCAGGGGGGGTGCAGGCCAGCTAGCATGCATGCCGTCCCCTCCCACGGCAGGCGGCAAGCTCTGGGAAGAGACGGAGAACGATGGTTAGTGCGTGGCGGGATGCAAAGGCTATGCAGCTACCATTTCAGTGGCCGCGATAACATCGTTTTATTCCACGAACGCTGGAAATCTCATTCCACCGTGCCTGCGGAGAGCACGTCAGGACATAACACGGCAGTCAGCAGCAGGATCGTTGCTGGCCGTTCTCATCACGACCCTTTGCTACTTTCTTGGCTGTAATATCACCAACCTTAGGAAAGAACCAAACTACTAACGCTTGCTAAGGACTTAGGTTAACATCCTTAGGAGCACGATAACCGACCTCTTCACGGCACCAAAAAAAAGgccaccaaaaaaaagttcACTGCTTATAGAAACCCTCCCTGCTTTATGGAGCTGCGCTGCCTTAGACAAACAGCCACTGTTGATGCAAACGAACCTGAAACTGCTCAGAAACAAATCTCTAGCTGTACAACTTCTCTTTTCCCCCCGTTCGGGATGGAGCAGGGCTGCTTGCGGCAccggctgcctgccctgcaaCGCCTCCCTGCCcggagaagagaaagcaaaacagccGCTCTCCCAGCCAAGCCAACCCTGAGGCTTCCCCCGAACGCTGCTGGCAAGGGCTGCTGCGACAGCGAGCCCTCGGTACAGCCCCTGGCTTGCTTCTGGCCAGTGCTTGCCCACCCCGGAGTAACCCCTGGCGGCGGCGAGTCCCCTGGCTGCGTCCCGCTGGCCGCAGCAGGCGCGGGGCCGTGCGAGCACTGCCGTTCCTGACCAGCCGGGCCACGGGTGGGAAGTCCTCCTCCACCGCCTCGACCGAACGTCTGCGTTTTCTGAGTCGCCAGGACCAGATGTGCTccctttccaaaaataaacacacGGAACCGCATCTCCTGGCCGCTCGCCTCCCTGACCTCAGCTTGAAAAGATGGCAGCTCCGAGTGCAACCCCTTCCTGCAAACCACGGGTGAGTAACTCGGATCCCTGCAGCAAAGCTCCCCCATCGCCACCCGAGCGAGCCTCGCAGCAGCCTCCTTTGCAGCCTCCCAGTTTTTTTGGCGTGTGCCAAAACCCACGTGCAGCTACGCGAACGTGTCAGggtcttctcccttcctccccagccttGGCTTCTCGACGCTTGTTTGTGCTAAAAGTCGCCCTCGGATACGCTGCTGCTGCGTGCTGTCTCCACGTACGCCCTCACCCTTCAGCACGGCCGTCCAGCTCGATGGTCCCAAGCTTCACGTTTGCTCAAGCGCAAGCCTAGTTCACAGGGTCAAGAGCCAGAGGAAGCCAGAATTCCCAGAAAACAGACCGGCTCCAGCTGCTTGCCCGAAAAGATACGCACGCAAGCCTAGGGAGGAGAAAGCTGCAGAGCAACTTCCCCATCGCAGCCCGCTCACCCTCTGTGCCGCAGCACCGCGTCAGGGGCTCACCGAGGGGTGTCCCAACCCCGTTAGACGCAGCCCTGGCCCCGCATGGGGGTTGTTGGCGTTCGTGCAGATCCAGGCAGGGCAAAGTCTTCGCTCCCGCGGCCTGTCCGGGGTTATTGGGCGAGCGTGAGCTGCCAAGCCCTGCCCGacgggagctgctggcaggcaggcaggggcaagCACGCCGTTCCCCACGGCAcggcccagccccgctgccagaGCCGTGCAGCGCCGTCTGCCCCGCGGGGaaggcaccccctgcccccctaAACCTGCCCCCAACTTCAATTCGGTCCTAGCAAGCAGCTGCTGAGGATGCGGCACACGCTACATCCGAGAGGTCCTCACCAGCATCCCGAGAGCAATCGCTGCTCGGCAGCCCATCCTACCCGAGCGCTTCTGAGCCTGCCGCTGCCAGCGGGGCACCGAGTGCGCTGCGGGGAGCGAAGCCTACGTAGAGCACTGCCTACGGCCCACGCTTCCCCTACAGCCCCCGCTGCTCCGGAGAGCACCCGCGATGCAAACTCGCCGCACGCTCGCCACGCCGCGCAGGCTCGTAAAATCACGCGCAAGGCAAATGGCATCAGGCATCCTCTTCCTTCATCcaccctctgctgcagcagccctcgCTCCCGGCCACGCTGGTGATGCCCGAGCCT harbors:
- the TMEM51 gene encoding transmembrane protein 51; this translates as MAQSRANGSHYALTAIGLGMLVLGIIMAVWNLVPGFGLADKPSTHAGNSSKPDHGTGGILKSKTFSVAYVLVGAGVLLLLLSICLNIRDKKRQNEDIVCVQHQAPVEPSHQEDSQEEDEDVSSQYYVPSYEEVMNTGYSEPRDSDRSNRISVSLPSYESLTGLDESSQPPGAAGAEPGTERQPGRHSSRLSKRLKPLKVRRIKSEKLHLKDIRLNLAEGNSTAPITIEPLTPPPKYEEIQEKAPESQQMT